Genomic DNA from Triticum dicoccoides isolate Atlit2015 ecotype Zavitan chromosome 4B, WEW_v2.0, whole genome shotgun sequence:
AAAGGGGCTAGGCcgccctcttttcttttctgcaccaAGCCTTCTTGTAAAATCGGGTgtatagctcagttggtagagcattGGGCTTTTAACCTAATGGTCGCAGGTTCAAGTCCTGCTATACCCAAAACAAAAAAAACCACTCTTGTATTCGTAAGGATGCACAGTGGCCTTCAAAGAGCACTCTTTGGCCTTGAGAAAATCCCCTTTCTCATCAACATCTCAACTTCGCTCGTTGTTTGAGGTCAGTATAAAGGAGATCAGATCTGTCCCGGGAATCGAAGGATACAGAAATATGGAATTGAGCACAGATTAtaggaaacaagcaaacagaacagGATGGATCCCATCTTTAACTGCACAGAGCAGCAGCCTACTATTGATTGATGATCTTACCTTCCTGAGAGTCGAGGAACAGCAGATGAGATAGCCGAAAGGGGGGACCCCGGGTAATAGGTTTCCTTTTCCGGTTTAGGCTTGAGAGAAATGAGGAACTGAACTGAGCACTCCACAAGTATGGATTGGATTGGATTGTTTCATTCTGATACCAACTTTCATGCTGGAAGATAAGGTTGCCATACTGGGAAAGGGGGAAAGGAAATAGGATCCCCTCTCTTCTCTACAGGAATGAACTTCTCCTCGCCGACCACTGGTACTATACTTAGGTTAGGCGCAATAGGTGACTTAGGTTGGGTTGTCTGGATCAATCCTACAACGAATAGCTCTCTTTCCTTTTAATGGAACACTCACTAGATTCTGCTAAATAAGGATAACTGCAAAGATAAGCCGGGTCATCCGAAAATCAAGGAAATATTTCCTGGATTTTCTGCATGGCATATTTCCTATCATTTCACAACCTACTTTTTTTCTTAGTTAGATACTATAGCACCTTCCCTTCAGGGGGAGATGTTTATATACCATctaaattcattcattcattcattactTACTTGCTCTTCTTTCCCAGTGATCGGAATAGGGATTTCCATGGATTGTAGGCCCACGATTGTAATGATGGTATCAATGAAAGATGAAATAACATGATACTATTTAAAGCAATGGTTGATAGAGCGAGGTATAACCTTGATTGGGTAGACCGAGAAGCAAACCACTAAGCAACTGGACTGCAGCCCCGAGAAAACAAGCAGTTCGGAAAAGCAAGTCAGGAATACGGTGGCGATGCAGCAACGATACGCATTCCCGCAAGGGGTAGTGAAAAGCCATTAGGAGGAAGAGATAGGTTTCTTATTCTAAGCCAAATTACTATACCATAAGGAGATTACCATTATGAGATGACACTTGAGAGGGCACTTTAAAGTGATTGAACCCACTTTCCATGTTAGTTTAAGCAACAATATCGCTAGGGACCAAAGTAGTGAAAACGGCAGCTCCATTTTCCAAAACTTTCTGTCTCATAAGACTGTGAAACCACACAATTTGACATTCCCCTTGGGAAATAGGGAAAAATAGGCCCCGGATCCGATAACTTATGTCTCGCCTAGTGGAAAAGTACACAATTGACTAAGAAGATTGGAAGGTGGTACGAAAATACTCATCGGGTCTTTCGTTCTAGCAGTCATGATATAGCTTCTAGCTTTGACCGCTCTTAAGGTGCCCGCACTCTTGGCTTGAATCGCCGACTTGTGTTTCGGTTTAACCGAAAAGCAGAATCCTATCATTTCACTACTCGACAGAGGCTCCTCATTCATCCATCGGATAGGACGCCCCATCTATGGACCAAGAGAACGAGATATTTACTTTTTTTACATCTGTAACTACATTCTCACATTTCTTTTTTGATCTCATGACTTTTTATGCGATCGGAAAACGAATGAGATCAGAAAGGCCATCATTGGGGCAAACAATGCAATAGCTTCGGTGAGAGCAAAGTCCAAAATGGCATAACCAAATGATTGTTTAGCCAATGATGGATTTCGCGCCACGGAATGAATCAAAGAACTGAGGACGTTTCCAATGCCGACAGCAGCTCCGGCTAAAGCAATTGTAGCAGCTCCGG
This window encodes:
- the LOC119295823 gene encoding ATP synthase subunit 9, mitochondrial-like, whose protein sequence is MEVQAQVLRIINKKSKKEQRRKNVTRKVFSRLEMLEGGKSICTGAATIALAGAAVGIGNVLSSLIHSVARNPSLAKQSFGYAILDFALTEAIALFAPMMAFLISFVFRSHKKS